TGAATGAATTGACCATGGAATTTGTATATGTGTTGCTTTATCAATAAAGAATGTGCTGTATGTGGTCTCTTTTGCATAAAGCAGTCAGCAGCCAAAGGAATTAACACAAAAATCTAAGGTGACAAAGTTGGTAACAAGAGTGAGAGTGGATAAACATCTATTGATCCTTGGTTATAGTCAAGGAACAGGAAAGACTCTGCATCCCgtatatatacttgagtataagccgacccgagtataagccaaggtacctaattttacctacgaaaactggcaaaacttattgactcgcatATAAGCcgagacacaactacagccctgtctcccagcagcacacattctgccaaattgACCctccccagcgatcaaccggacttctttgcaaagttgatggtgacagaagattccggggagattagtcacccagcatcaaatctcctcttctttgaccTTCCTGCCTGGTAGAATATAAATCACCagtgagatggcactcggagcacttcattttctgaagtcatcaGAAGTTGCtcttcagggagattagtcaaccaaaataagaggagatttgttgctgggcgactcatctccccagAACCACCCTAAAATGACATGAGATGACATGAGACAGAGCATCAGAAGACAGTTACATATAGAATAAAACAGAATGGAGAGGCTAAGAAGAAGAATAGAACCCTGATGGAAATAATCAGATGTATGAGGACTGAATCCAGACTATCTGAGAAATATTGGGGTGAAGCAGAAATAACAGCTACTTACTGTACCTACAAAACAGATTGTACTGTGAAACTGAAAACAACTCTATATGAATTGTGGCATGGTGAGAAACCATGTGTGAAACTTTGCGAATATTTGGGTGTAAAGTCTTTGTTTACATTTCAGAAGAGTTATGCAGTAAGATTTAAAATTGAGTGAAATTGTTGAAGGATTAAGAGATGATGCAATGACTTCACTTGAACTAAGAACAGAAGTAAATAGGTAACATGTACATCACCAGAACTAATGACTGAGATTGACACTGAATTGAATGCCACAGATCACAGAGCAGAAATGACCAGACCCTGAAACAGAAGCAATGTATTCAAACCACCTGCTGGACTTCTAAAAGTGAATACAACTTGCATATGAGATCTTACAGGTTTTGAAGACATATCTCAACCTCCAGAAGAGGGGATTAaagggtatattttttttttcaaattcaggttTGCGGGTTTTTATGAATGCAATGAAAAACACGGCAAAAACCCAAatgtgaatatattcataagtatattctgaaataattaaagCAATTTGATATCAAAACAGCTTTCTTACACAGTGAGTTGACAGAAGACATTTTTATGGATTTGTATGCAgattgaaagaaaagaaaatgacagttttgttcttAACCAAACTCACAAAATACACAAACAGTGATGAATAATACAGAACCAATTAACTAAGCCATAGTAAAACTACTTTAGATTAAAGATGCAAGAATCATATTTACATTGCTACAGTGGCAAGACCTGACGTCACTACAGCAGTTGGATTTTTATGCAGAAAGGTGTCTAAACATATTTAACATCAACTTTAACAGTGTTAACTTGCCTTGGTTTACTGTACCACCCAACCTctctgtcaggatcagcccgggacatGAACTCTGGTAGTGCTGTTCTGCTTATTttcagcacttacctgatgagccactgggggctctcagggctgattctgaactctggtgtgtattgttttctgttatctgccattcacagtccgttttccacccacctcgtttaccctcatgtgtttcccatttcctaatcaccttccctttataaaccccgccctgagctttgctcagggctgagtcattgattgtattatgtttgttcctgacctgcgaatctgaatctgaacctgaacctgaaccttgaataccttgtatgtcttgttcctgaaaaccttgttaccttgtttcctgagtgagtacctttgttcctgtgttccccatttttccctcaccatgtggattcctcgatcagccattttgcttgttcctgccttttgtgtttctgtgttccgactgcaataaacctactataacttcatcaccatcatgtctttgcctacaattacctatggctacacccctgggcgtccaccatatccactccccttggagtggctatcctcagttacagcggttccccgttgtgaacgttacactCTCCATCAAACACCAATATTTGACATTTCAGATTATGACACTTAAGCAGAATGTGATGCAGAGTGAGATACAGCACTTTATTTACAGTCGCCTCTTGGTGATAGGTTGCCCCTTATAGGATTGTGGGTAATTTTCAACAGCAAAGTTGTGGTAAAATTGACCCACATAAATGTAAATGCTTTTAATAAGATTACGAAATAGTTCAGTGTAATTGAAAAATTGGTAAGTTTTACTTGTCCTGTAATTCACAGATTTACCACAAGCACTGATATACCAGCCCtcacatttctttatatatttctattgtacaacactgctgactatgttggtgctttaaacTTGTTAATAATGATAAAGTGACCATGGTACACAAGGACCTTTATCCTGAGGCAAATTATGATTTTGTGGCCTCATAACAATCATAAATAAACAACCACAGTTAGGATGAATTATTTGTGTAGATCAGCAATTTACCAGGTATCCCTGTATATCAGAGCATTAACTCTGTACAGGAGGTACAAACGTGACTGAAAAATAATCTAGAGACTGGTACAATTTAAATGGATAGTCTCATAGTATGGCAGCTCTCACTGTGAAACATGAATAATGAAACAAACTATAATAATTGATGACATTTTGCAATattggaaatataataaaaagaaatagtcAAAATCTTGGTTTACATTTGGTAACATATACTTTATTGTATAATATTTCCAATAGCTTTGATCATGTGTGTACTTCTCAAGCTGTAAATCATTGGGTTAATAAAAGGAGTCACTACTGTGTATAAAAGTGAAAGAAGTTTTCCAATGGTCTGTGACTGGTTTCTTGTGGGAACCACATAAGTAACAATGAGactcccataaaatatggagaccacagccaagtgggagctgcaggtggagaaggctttttgtctcccaatATTGGACTTTATCTTTAGGATTTCATGggcaatacagatataggatccagtGATGACCATGAAGGGGATAAGTAACGTAGGGAAAGATAATGTGGTTACCAATATCCAAGCTAATGAGGTGTCTGAGCAGGAAAGTTCCAGAAGAGGAAAataatcacagaagaaatggttgaTGGTATTTTGGTTGCAGAACTCTTGTGTAGCTACAGTAATCACAGTAACTGATGTAAAGCTAAGGGCAAGCAGCCATGACATGACAATTAATTTAACACAAAATCTGTGGCTCATTATTGAAGAATAACACAGAGGATTAcagatggccagatatctgtcataggacatcacaGTTAGAAGGAAACACTGTAAACCTTCAGTGACACCAAATATATAAAGTTGTACAATACAGCCAATAAGGGATATTTTAGCTCcatcatttattacagttttgagcAGGATGGGAACAATAAGCATGGACTGCAAGAGATCAGATAAGGAGAGTTGTTGGAGAAAGAAGAACATGGGAGAATGAAGATTTTGGCTAATTGTTACCAATACTATGACAAGGATATTTCCATAGATGATCAATATGtgaatcaaaaaaatcaaagaaaaaatcagGATCTTGAAATTGTTGAGATTTTGAAATCCCAAAAGGAAAATCTCTGTGACCATTGAGTGATTATTCATTTGCATTGCCTAGGAGGGAAAAaggtaaatttttattaaaggaacagtaactccaaaaaatataagcattttaaaggaatgacattataatgcactggtaaaagctgtgggTCAGGGTCTTTTCCTTGTACGTTTGCTAGGGCCAAAGACTGAGAAATTTTAATCTCATGAAGAGATTTTGTTCTTGCACACTGAGCTGACAATCTAAGAGCAATATAAGAGAATGCTTAAATTTTTATACTAATAAGAACTTGGGAGACTCTTCTCCCCTCCGTCCCACATCGGCTGGATCAATCTAATTCCTGTGTATGTCATGTTTATTCACTGGTTCTAAAATCGATTTCAAAAACTCCTAAACAATGGCTTTACCATATCTAAAAGACAAACATCACTCACTGCATTATCACAGTAAATGATGAGgaagaaaatagaagaaaattgTTGTAATACTATAACTGGCCAATATTAATGTcaacataaaaacaaattacaacatTAATCCCCATCCCCAGGCGTAAACCAGAGAAATACTTTAAATATACCCCCCCTAGAGCCAGTAGTCTTATAATATAGCCTAAAGAAGGGAGGGTATGTTGACATTAATAGTGgcaaggaaaagaaaattactaaGTATGACAACAATTTTCTTCTTTCCT
Above is a genomic segment from Xenopus laevis strain J_2021 chromosome 3L, Xenopus_laevis_v10.1, whole genome shotgun sequence containing:
- the LOC121401313 gene encoding olfactory receptor 10AG1-like, whose amino-acid sequence is MDIDLEDVFLVAISMANIVSLLQALSIKENNVTFFRDRLILKPDAFFLPKVVSPFHLDHELILTALSSSQASVEDPLLEKVDPVTVVSQYLEVSKVFRKAEKMFVIPAGPRRGYPASTSTIARWLVILISKAYQSQGKLAPKGSMLIVPILLKTVINDGAKISLIGCIVQLYIFGVTEGLQCFLLTVMSYDRYLAICNPLCYSSIMSHRFCVKLIVMSWLLALSFTSVTVITVATQEFCNQNTINHFFCDYFPLLELSCSDTSLAWILVTTLSFPTLLIPFMVITGSYICIAHEILKIKSNIGRQKAFSTCSSHLAVVSIFYGSLIVTYVVPTRNQSQTIGKLLSLLYTVVTPFINPMIYSLRSTHMIKAIGNIIQ